The uncultured Carboxylicivirga sp. genomic interval AGTCTTCGCCCGTTTGTGTGGTAACCCATCCTCCCTGATGAGGTCCGTTGATATTGGTACTGCCTTGCTCTAACACAATTTTATCTTCGTATGGGCCATATACGTTTTTCGATCGCAAAACCGTTTGCCATCCCGGCTTAACACCGCCGGCAGGTGCAAAAATATAGTAATACCCGTTTCGCTTGTAAAACTTAGGGCCTTCGATGGTTGGATAATCTTTTTGGCCATTAAATACAATTGTACTTGTTTCAAGTACTTTAGTTCCTTCTTCGTTCATTGGGCAAACAGCCAAAATACTTTTAATGCCGCTGCGGCTGTTGGCAAAGGCATGAACCAAATAAGCTTTGCCATCATCATCCCACAAGGGGCAACAGTCTATCCAGCCCGTTACTTTCTTAATTAGTTTTAATGGTTCCCATGGACCTTCGGCTTTTGGGGCCTTGGTCATAAAAACACCACGGTCAGGATCGCCAAAATAAATATAGAACTGATTGTTATGATATCGGAAGCTCGGAGCCCATATGGCATTGCCATGCTGAGGCTGGTCAAACGTTTCGTCGGGGTAGGTAATGGCAGCATGGCCAATAAGAGTCCAGTTAACCAAATCTTTAGAGTGCAGAATAGGAAGTCCCGGAAAATGACTGAAGCTGGAGCTTGTCATATAATAATCGTCTCCTACGCGCACTACATCCGGATCGGAATAATCAGCATAAATAACTGGGTTTTGATATTTACCATTGCCCAAATCGGGATTCCATATGAAGTCTTTTTTGTTTTGAGCAGAAAGGGTGCTTGCAATAAGACAGATTAGAATGAAGGATTTTTTCATTGAATGTTTTTTTGATTTAGAGGAATGGCAAGGTACTAAAAGATCCACTTTTGATTAAGCCTAGATGAGATGCATATTGGGGTGAAATTGATTTTTATGGGGAGACAAATATTAAGATTACGTGGAGGTTGATTTTGTAAGTGTCAATAAGTGAGGAGTGTGTGGTCTTTTGTGGACTTGGGTTCTAAATATATATATATTAATAAAAATACATAGATCTATTATATTTATGTGCCCAATCC includes:
- a CDS encoding glycoside hydrolase 43 family protein, which encodes MKKSFILICLIASTLSAQNKKDFIWNPDLGNGKYQNPVIYADYSDPDVVRVGDDYYMTSSSFSHFPGLPILHSKDLVNWTLIGHAAITYPDETFDQPQHGNAIWAPSFRYHNNQFYIYFGDPDRGVFMTKAPKAEGPWEPLKLIKKVTGWIDCCPLWDDDGKAYLVHAFANSRSGIKSILAVCPMNEEGTKVLETSTIVFNGQKDYPTIEGPKFYKRNGYYYIFAPAGGVKPGWQTVLRSKNVYGPYEDKIVLEQGSTNINGPHQGGWVTTQTGEDWFIHFQDRYAYGRVVHLNPMRWEDDWPVMGVDYDGNGVGEPVSEYTKPNVGNSWPVMIPQTSDEFESDQLGLQWQWNSNFKADWYSLSAKAGVLRLFPETINPEQNLWDIGRLLLQKTPATTFSAITKMTLETQSQQAGLLVFGMDYSYIAIEKTDTNYLIKQVKCLDARGGKSEKVIQTVPFNDKEVYLKVDIYPENLKEIVPKVICKFSYSKNGKKYMPIGEEFIAKEGRWVGAKVGVFSTTNKNTSGYADFDWFRIEK